One genomic segment of Gottschalkia acidurici 9a includes these proteins:
- a CDS encoding CBS domain-containing protein, with translation MKAKDIMETSVITVDPDTTIEELAKVLTENNISGVPVVENEKIIGIVTEGDLLHKEVNPKTPGVYSVMGGFAYLKEFEKYKLELQKLSAHKASEIMTTKLELVTEDTEIKEIASIMINKNINRVPVVRDGKLVGIVSRADVLKTLA, from the coding sequence ATGAAAGCGAAAGATATTATGGAAACGTCGGTTATAACTGTAGATCCAGATACTACAATCGAAGAGTTAGCAAAAGTTCTAACTGAAAATAACATTTCTGGAGTACCTGTAGTTGAAAATGAAAAAATAATAGGAATAGTAACTGAAGGAGATCTTTTACACAAAGAGGTAAATCCTAAAACTCCAGGAGTATATTCTGTTATGGGTGGATTTGCTTACTTAAAAGAGTTCGAAAAGTATAAGCTTGAGCTTCAAAAACTTTCTGCTCATAAAGCATCTGAAATTATGACAACAAAATTAGAACTAGTAACTGAAGATACGGAAATAAAAGAAATAGCTTCTATCATGATTAATAAAAATATTAACCGTGTTCCTGTTGTAAGAGATGGAAAGCTAGTAGGTATCGTGAGTAGAGCCGACGTTTTAAAAACTTTAGCATAA
- a CDS encoding NAD(P)/FAD-dependent oxidoreductase has translation MIRISQIKLSIDENISKLKSKIEKKLRVKSEEIISYTIFKESIDARKGTINFVYTVDVDVINEEKILKKNKDVSKTPDMSYKEVSEGNELLKHRPIIIGTGPAGLFAGLLLAQKGYLPILLERGKDVDKRTEDVNNFWSTRKLNPNSNVQFGEGGAGTFSDGKLTTRIKDLRCRKVLEEFVNADAPKEILYSYKPHIGTDILKKVVKNIRKTIEDLGGEIRFDSKVTNFLIKDNKVRGIEINNGEVLESDQVILAIGHSARDTYEVLYNNGVKIRQKPFSIGVRIEHPQSLINSTQYGQFATHPKLGAADYRLTYQASNDRAAYTFCMCPGGSVVAASSEENMVVTNGMSEHARDKSNANSALLIQVNTEDFESDHPLAGIEFQRKWERKAFELGGSNYNAPVQLVGDFLLDRPSTSVGSVKPSYLPDIKLASLRECLPSFVVDTMKEAIIEMDKKLNGFAMDDALLVGVETRSSAPIRIERDEYSLESLNTAGIYPCGEGGGYAGGIISAAVDGIKVAEKIIAKYSKPKL, from the coding sequence ATGATTAGAATAAGTCAAATTAAACTATCAATAGATGAAAATATCTCAAAACTAAAATCTAAAATTGAAAAGAAACTTAGAGTTAAATCAGAAGAGATAATATCTTATACAATTTTTAAAGAGTCTATAGACGCTAGAAAAGGTACTATTAACTTCGTATATACTGTTGATGTTGATGTTATTAATGAAGAAAAAATTCTTAAAAAAAATAAAGATGTTTCCAAAACTCCTGATATGTCTTATAAAGAAGTGAGTGAAGGAAATGAACTTCTTAAACATAGACCAATAATTATTGGTACAGGCCCAGCAGGTCTATTTGCAGGCCTATTATTAGCTCAAAAAGGATATCTCCCTATATTATTGGAAAGGGGAAAGGATGTAGATAAGAGAACTGAAGATGTTAATAACTTCTGGAGTACAAGAAAGCTTAATCCTAATTCAAATGTACAGTTCGGAGAAGGAGGAGCAGGTACGTTTTCAGACGGTAAACTTACTACTCGTATTAAAGATCTAAGATGCAGAAAAGTTTTAGAAGAGTTTGTAAATGCCGATGCTCCAAAAGAAATCTTGTACTCATATAAACCTCATATTGGTACCGATATATTAAAAAAAGTAGTAAAAAATATTCGTAAAACTATCGAAGACCTTGGCGGTGAAATAAGATTTGATAGCAAAGTAACTAATTTTTTAATTAAAGATAATAAAGTAAGAGGAATAGAAATTAATAATGGTGAAGTTTTAGAGTCTGATCAAGTTATACTAGCTATAGGGCATAGTGCAAGAGATACGTATGAAGTTCTTTATAACAACGGTGTAAAAATAAGACAAAAACCTTTCTCAATAGGTGTAAGAATTGAGCACCCACAAAGTTTAATTAATTCTACTCAATATGGACAGTTCGCAACTCACCCTAAACTAGGTGCTGCTGATTATAGATTAACTTATCAAGCATCTAATGATAGAGCGGCTTATACATTTTGTATGTGTCCTGGTGGAAGTGTAGTTGCTGCTTCCTCAGAAGAAAACATGGTAGTCACTAATGGTATGAGTGAACACGCAAGAGACAAGAGTAATGCTAACAGTGCTCTGTTAATTCAAGTAAATACCGAAGATTTCGAAAGTGATCATCCTTTGGCAGGTATTGAGTTCCAAAGAAAATGGGAAAGAAAAGCTTTTGAACTAGGTGGTTCAAACTATAATGCACCAGTTCAACTTGTCGGAGATTTTTTATTAGATAGACCTTCTACGAGTGTAGGAAGTGTTAAACCATCATATCTTCCTGATATAAAGCTTGCTAGTTTAAGAGAGTGTCTTCCAAGCTTTGTAGTAGATACCATGAAAGAAGCTATAATTGAGATGGATAAAAAGTTAAATGGATTTGCTATGGATGATGCTTTACTAGTAGGGGTCGAAACCAGAAGTTCCGCACCTATAAGAATAGAAAGAGATGAATATAGTCTGGAGAGCCTTAATACTGCTGGCATTTACCCTTGTGGTGAAGGCGGTGGATATGCAGGTGGTATTATTTCAGCGGCTGTAGATGGAATAAAGGTAGCTGAAAAGATTATTGCTAAGTATTCAAAACCTAAACTATAA
- a CDS encoding CD3072 family TudS-related putative desulfidase, which yields MDRVKKVIILCHCLMNEKSKVKKVNITSSKYKKEFISLLIENEIGIIQLPCPEMICYGLKRWGHVKNQLDTPHYRKLCNELFQPYLDQIKQYLSNNYEVVCLVGVNGSPTCGVNRTCTGSWGGELGQNPNLKDTLNTISSSRESGVFIDEIKAILKDHNISIPFINFNKNNINNYIS from the coding sequence TTGGATAGAGTTAAGAAAGTCATTATTCTATGTCACTGTTTAATGAATGAAAAGTCAAAAGTAAAAAAAGTTAATATAACTTCTTCTAAATATAAAAAAGAATTCATAAGCTTACTTATAGAAAATGAAATAGGTATCATACAGCTACCATGTCCTGAAATGATATGCTATGGTTTAAAAAGATGGGGACATGTAAAAAATCAACTTGATACTCCTCATTATAGAAAACTCTGTAATGAACTCTTTCAACCTTATCTTGATCAAATCAAGCAGTATTTATCCAATAATTATGAAGTAGTATGTTTAGTTGGAGTTAATGGCAGTCCTACTTGTGGTGTCAACAGAACCTGTACGGGAAGTTGGGGAGGAGAACTTGGTCAAAATCCTAATCTCAAAGATACACTAAATACTATATCCTCTTCACGAGAAAGTGGAGTATTTATTGATGAAATAAAAGCTATACTTAAAGATCATAATATTTCCATTCCATTCATTAATTTTAATAAAAATAATATAAATAATTATATATCTTAA
- a CDS encoding YdcF family protein, with amino-acid sequence MNPIIKYSRKIIFTIFMMFLISFVLIEGMILYGRSNYEEKKVEYVITLGARLYGRSPSQALSERLHTTLEYAEKYKGSKIIVCGGQGVDEDIPEAEAMESFLLDKGISQDRIIKEQTSTSTFENLKNAKDIINEIDNGENLDIVIVTSDFHVFRSKFIAKRLGFNPIGLPAKTPTVSIPKSYIREYFAVLKSIILDKV; translated from the coding sequence ATGAATCCTATAATTAAATATTCAAGAAAGATAATTTTTACTATATTTATGATGTTCTTAATCTCATTTGTTCTAATAGAAGGAATGATTCTATATGGTAGAAGTAATTATGAAGAAAAGAAAGTCGAATATGTTATAACCCTAGGAGCAAGACTTTATGGTAGATCTCCTTCACAGGCTTTATCAGAAAGGTTACATACCACACTAGAATATGCAGAAAAATATAAAGGCTCTAAAATAATTGTATGTGGTGGACAAGGTGTGGATGAAGACATTCCTGAGGCAGAGGCAATGGAATCGTTTTTATTAGATAAAGGAATAAGTCAAGATAGGATTATAAAAGAGCAAACATCTACGAGTACTTTTGAAAATTTGAAAAATGCTAAAGATATTATAAATGAAATAGACAATGGAGAAAATTTGGATATAGTTATAGTTACATCTGATTTTCATGTATTTAGATCCAAGTTTATTGCAAAGAGATTAGGGTTTAATCCTATAGGACTTCCGGCAAAAACACCTACGGTGTCAATTCCTAAAAGTTACATAAGAGAATATTTTGCCGTTTTAAAGTCAATAATCTTGGATAAAGTATAA